GAGTCCGTCGCGAATGCGTGTCTTGGCGGTGCCGAGCGGCAGGTCCAGCAGGCTCGCCACCTCGGTGTGCGTGTAGCCGCCCAGGTAGGCGAGGCTGACGGCCTCGCGCTGGACCTGGGTCAGGCCGTCGAGCGCGGAGCGCACCCTGCGGGCCTCGATCCTGGCGGTGGCCAGCTCCGCCGTGGTGTCGAAGGCGACATCGCGGCTGCGTGCGTGCCAGCTGTCGTCACGGACCGTGGCCGACTGGCTGGAGCGGACCCGGTCCACGGCTCTGCGGTGGGCCATCGTCAGCAACCAGCCGATCGCCGACCCCTTGTGCGGGTCGAAGCGGCTGGCTCCCCGCCAGACCTCGAGGTAGACCTCCTGCGTGACCTCCTCCGACTGGGAGGGATTGCGCAGGACCCGCAGGACCAAGCCGTGCACCCGCGGTGCCGTCTCGTCGTAGAGGGCGGCGAAGGCATCCTCGTCCCCCTTCGCCACCTGACGAAGACGGTCGGCGAGCTGCTCGCCGGCCCCCCGACCAGGCGCCCGATCGACCACGGAGGGGTCGTACGGGGCGTCGTGGTCGGGGGGTGGAGGCACGAGGTACATGATGCCTTCTCAGGTCACCCTGTGGTCAGTCAGGGTTACTTGGCGGTCGGCATGAGGACGCCGTCGATGATGTAGACGGTCGCGTTGGCGGTCTGCACGTCGCCGCAGACCACGGCGGCCTCGCCGACGGTGAAGTCCTCGCCAGAGCCCTCGACGGTGATCGTGTCACCGGCGAGCGTCTCGTGGGTGCCGGCCAGGTCCTCGGGGGCCAGACGACCCTCGACGACGTGGTGGGTGAGCACGGTCGTCAGCAGACCCTTGGGGTCGCCCATGGCCTTGTCCATCGTGGCCTTGTCCATGGCGGCGAAGGCGTCGTTGGTGGGGGCGAAGACGGTGATGTCCTTCGCGGAGTTGAGCGTCGAGCCCAGGTCGGCCTTGGTCACCGCGGTGACGAGGGTCTTCAGCGCGGGGTTGTTGCTCGCGGCGGTGGCGACCGGGTCGGTGGCCATGCCATCGAAGGACCCCTTGCCGGACTTCGGCACGGAGGCGCAGCCGTCGCCGAAGGGAGCGGAGGCCTTGTCGGCCATCGGCGACGAGCTCATCGAGTCGCTCGGCGTCGAGCTGGATGCGGCGCTCGAGGAGCTGCTGCTGCCGGAGCCCGAGTCCGTGCCACCACATGCGGTGAGGGCGAAGGGGAGGGCGATCGCGGCGAGCGTGGCGGCCGTGCGGGTCGTGGTCATGCGGATCATGTCTGCCTCCAGAAGGCGTGGATGGGAAGAGGTGCGAGAGGGGTTCGGAGCTGCGGCGCAACCGGATTGGATCCCTGCGGAGCTTGCGCGGCAAGCGTCGCGACGGCGGGTTGGATCCCTGAGGAGCTTGCGTAGCAAGCGTCTCGAAGGGTCAGTCGGTGACGGTGACGGCAGACCGGTGCCAGCCCGTGGCGCCCGCGGGGAACGGAGCCTCGATGTCCTGCGTCTGGAGCTGTCCGTCGCCGTCGGTCGCGCGGGCGACGAAGTCGTGCCGACCGGGAGTGGCGTTCCACGGGAGGAACCACTGGCGCCAGCAGTCGACGTCGGCCTCGGCGCCGAGGGTCGCGCGCTGCCAGGGACCGTCGTCGACGCGCACCTCGACCTTGCTGATGCCCCGGCGCTGCGCCCAGGCCACGCCGCCGATGACGGTGCGCCCGGGAGCGATGCGGCGCAGGGCCCGAGGAGTGTCGATGCGGGCCTGGGTGTGAACGCGACCGTCGGTGGCCCAGTCGCGGTCCGTCCAGTAGGCGCTCGCGGCGTCGTAGCGGGTGACGGTCATCCGGGTCAGCCACTTGGTCGCGCCGACGAAGCCGTAGAGGCCGGGTGTGACGAGCCGGGCAGGGAAGCCGTGCTCGCGGGGGAGGGTCGTGCCGTTCATCCCCACGGCGACGAGCGCGTCACGGTCGTCGAGCAACGCCGACAGCGGCGTGGAGATCGTCATGCCGTCGGTCGACGTGGAGAGCACCTGCAGGGCTGGGTCCTTGGGGTCGACGTCCAGACCGGCGCGGGCCAGCAGCTCGCGGGTGGGGACACCCAGCCACCGGGCATTGCCGATGAGAGGGCCCCCCACCTCGTTGGAGACGCAGTTGAGCGTGATGTCGCGCTCGACCATCGGCAGGCCGAGCAGCTCGTCGATGTCGAGGGAGAAGCCCTTGGGCACGTCGCCGTCGATCGTCAGCCGCCAGTCGCCGGGGTCCACGTTGGGCGCCAGCAGCGCGGTGTCGATGCGGTAGAACTCCCGGTTGGGCGTGACGAAGGGAGCGATCCCCGCCTTGCCGAGGTCGACCCCCTTCGCCAGGGGTGGCAGGGGCGTGGCAGGCGTCGGGAGGGCGAGCGTCGCGGGCCGGCTGCGGGAGATCAGTCCCTGTCCGGCGGCGCCGAGGGCGAGAGCCGCAGCGCCGGTGCCCCCGAGGGCGAAGAGCCTGCGTCGGGTGGGCTGGTCGGGCCGGCCGTGGGCGGCCTCGGACGGGACCACCCGGGTGACGAGCCAGTCCAGGGTCAGCACGCCGACGACCGCGGCCACCAGGGCCGGGAGCCAGGCCAGCGTGTCAGCGGTGGGTCGCAGCACCGCAGCCGCTCCCGCGAGCCCCGTGAGCACGAGCAGCAGACCCGTCGCCAGGAGCCGGGAGCGAGGACGCACGGCTCCGGCGACGGCAGCGAGCAGCAGGGTGACGACGGCGACGGACCCGATGAGCACCGGCTTGTCCGCCGTGCCGAAGGTCCCGACAGCCCACTCCTTGACCGGCGTCGGCGTCGCGTCGATGACCTGGCTGCCGACCGCCAGCACGGGCGAGGAGGGCGGGGAGGTCAGGGCCGCGACGAGGTGCGCCGCCGCCGTGCCCAGGGTTGCCGCGAGGACTCCGCAGGCGGCAGCGGGTGCGATCCGAGATCTCATGTCGGGGGTTCGGAGCACTGGCCGCCCCCGGATGGGCGCCGTCGCGCAGGACGACGGACGTCGTGGTCCGGCGCGACGGCGCCCGCCACACGACAAGGGGTGCTCCGGCACGAAGCCGGCGCGCCCCCTTCGTCCATGTGGATCAGCCTCAGACGCCCTCGATGTCGATCTCGGCGCGGTTGACGCCGGTGATGACAGCGTAGGTCGCACCGGCGATGGCCGCACCCACGATCGGGGCGAGCCAGAAGGCCCACAGCTGGCCGGCGGCGCCGTCCTGGAAGAAGGCGACGGCGGTCGAGCGGGCCGGGTTGACCGAGGTGTTGCTGATCGGGATCGAGATGAGGTGGATCAGCGTCAGGCTCAGACCGATCGCGATCGGGGCGAAGCCGACCGGTGCTCGCTCGTCGGTGGCGCCGAGGATCACGTAGAGGAAGAACCCGGTCAGGATCGCCTCGGCGATGAGCACGGCGGCCAGCGAGTAGCCACCTGGGGAGTGGATGCCGTAGCCATTGGCCGCGAAGCCGGCGCTCGCGTCGAAGCCCTCCTTGCCGCTGGCGATCACGAAGAGCGCGCCACCGGCGACGAGACCCGCGACGACCTGCGTGACGACGTAGGCCGGCACGTCCTTCCACTCGAAGCGCCGGCCGGTGGCCAGGCCGATGGTGACGGCGGGGTTGAAGTGGCCGCCGGAGACGTGACCGACGGCGTAGGCCATCGTGAGCACGGTCAGGCCGAAGGCGAGGGCGACCCCGACGAAGCCGATGCCGAGACCGGTGTCCTTGCCGTCGACGAGGTGCTGGGCGGCGAAGATCGCCGACCCGCAGCCGCCGAAGACGAGCCAGAAGGTGCCGAGGAACTCGGCGCCGAGTCGGTGGACCAGGGAGTGGTGCATTCAGGCTCCTGTCGTGGTGATGGTCGCCCCGATCGTCGATCCGGGCACGGCGAGCATCCTAGACAGCGGGTGGACCACCCGCAGGACGAAGGGAGGGCCCCGGCGGTTGCCGGGGCCCTCCGTGGGTCGTGCTCACCCCGGCGAGCGGGGTGAGCGGTCAGAGCGCGTCGATGATCGCGTTGAGCGTGCTGCTCGGACGCATCGCGGCCTCGACCTTGGCGGCGTCCGGCTTGTAGTAGCCGCCGAGGTCGACCGGGGAGCCCTGGGCGCCGATGAGCTCCTCGTTGATCTTCGCCTCGTTGGCCGCCAGCTGCTCGGCGACGCCGGTGAAGCGCTCCTTGAGCTCGGCGTCGGTGTCCTGGGCAGCGAGTGCCTGTGCCCAGTACAGGGCCAGGTAGAAGTGGCTGCCGCGGTTGTCGATCTGCCCGATCTTGCGGGCGGGCGACTTGTTTTCCTCCAGGAAGGTCGCGATCGCCGTGTCGAGCGTGTCGGCGAGCACCTGGGCCTTGGGGTTGTCGAAGTGCGTCGCGAGGTGCTCGAGGGAGGCGCCCAGCGCGGAGAACTCACCGAGCGAGTCCCAGCGCAGGTAGTCCTCCTTGACGAACTGCTGGACGTGCTTCGGTGCGGAGCCGCCGGCACCGGTCTCGAAGAGGCCGCCACCCGCGAGCAGGGGGACGATCGAGAGCATCTTGGCGCTCGTCCCGAGCTCGAGGATCGGGAAGAGGTCGGTGAGGTAGTCGCGCAGCACGTTGCCGGTGACCGAGATGGCGTCCTTGCCGGCGCGGATCTGCTCGAGGCAGTAGGTCACGGCCTCGACCGGCGGGAGGATCTTGATGTCCAGGCCCTCGGTGTCGTGCTGCTGGAGGTACTCGCCCACCTTGGCGATGACCTGCGCGTCGTGGGCGCGCTGCTCGTCGAGGAAGAACACGGCCGGCGAGCCGGTGGCGCGGGCCCGGGTGACGGCGAGCTTGACCCAGTCCTGGACGGGGATGTCCTTGACCCGGCTCATCCGCCAGATGTCGCCCGCCTCGACGGTGTGCTCGAGGAGGACCTCACCCGCGGAGCTGGTGACGGTGACGGTGCCGTCCTGCGGGATCTCGAAGGTCGTGGGGTGCGAGCCGTACTCCTCGGCCTTCTGCGCCATGAGGCCGACATTGGGCACGGTGCCGATGGTGGCCGGGTCGAGGGCGCCGTTGCGCTTGTGCTCCTCGAAGACCGCGGCGTACATCGGGCCGTAGGAGCGGTCGGGGATGAGCGCGAGCGTCTCGGACTGCCCACCCTCGGCGTTCCACATCTGACCCGAGTCGCGGATGACGACCGGCATCGAGGCGTCGATGATGACATCGCTCGGCACGTGGAGGTTGGTGATGCCCTTGTCGGAGTCGACCATGGCCAGGGCCGGGCGCTCGGCGGACAGTGCCTCGATGTCGGCGCGGATCTCGTCGCGCTTCGCGGCGGGCAGCTTCTCGATCTGGGTGTACAGCGAGGCGAGGCCGTAGCGCAGGTCGACACCGGCCTCGGCGAGGGCCTCGGCGTGCTTGTCGACGAGGTCGCCGAGCCAGGCAGCGACACCGTGGCCGAAGAGGATCGGGTCGGAGACCTTCATCATCGTGGCCTTGAGGTGCAGCGAGAGCAGCAGGCCCTCGGCGCGGGCGGCCTCGATCTGCTCGGCGTAGAAGGCCCGCAGTGCCTTCGCCGACATGAAGGTGGCGTCGACGATCTCGCCCTTGGTCACCGGGACGGAGTCCTTGAGGACGACCTCGGTGCCGTCCGCTGCAGCCAAGGTGATCGTGAGGGTGTCGTCGGCGGGGACGACGACCGACTTCTCGTTGCCGTAGAAGTCGCCCTCGGTCATCGAGGCGACGCGCGCCGTGTTGTCCGCGGTCCACGGGCCGAGGCGGTGCGGGTGCTTCTTCGTGAAGTTCTTCACGGCCAGGGGGGCGCGACGGTCGGAGTTGCCCTCGCGCAGCACGGGGTTGACGGCGGAGCCGAGGACATTGGCGTAAGCCGCGGCGACCTGCTTGTCCTCGTCGGTGCTGGGGGAGTCCGGGTAGTCCGGCAGGTCGTACCCCTGGCCCTGCAGCTCGGCGATGGCCGTCTTGAGCTGCGGCACGGAGGCAGAGACGTTGGGCAGCTTGATGATGTTGGCCTCGGGCGTCCCGGCAAGCTCGCCGAGCGCGGCGAGGTTGTCGGGGACGCGCTGCTCGTCGGTGAGGCGGTCGGGGAACTGGGCGAGGATGCGGCCGGCGAGCGAGATGTCGCTGGTCTCGAGCTCCACCCCGGTACCTGAGGTGAAGGCCTGGACGATCGGCAGCAGGGAGTAGGTCGCCAGCGCGGGCGCCTCGTCGATCTTGGTCCAGATGATCTTCGCGGTCATGTGTGTCCCTCCGTGGGATGTGGGGTGGGTCTCCCCGTGATTCTCCCACGGGCCCGAAGGGGGGTGCTCGCGGCTCCGTGTGCTGCTCTGTTTGCCGCTGACTTGCCGGTAAAGGCCTAGTCAAGAAGAGTAAGCAGTTGGTAAGGTCCCGTATCGGGGCTCAGGACCGGGGAGGTTTCTGAGGCCGTGCCCGGGCGATTGGCGCCTTGGCTGCTGGGAGGGGCTGCGGTGCAGATCGAGAGCATGATGTTCGTGGGCTGGGTGGCGCTACCCGTCACGGCCTATGTGATGGGGCGGATGTTGATCCGGAGGTCCAACCGGCTCACCGCCGAGCATCCCCACATGGATGCCACCACCCGCCTGGCGCAGATGCGCGAGCGCACCCTGGACAGCGCTGTGACCCGAGGCCGGATGGCCGAGGCCATCCGCCTTGCTGACGGGCCCCAAGGACCTGGCGCACTGACCACCACGCACCGGGGCTGACGTGGTCGGGCCGGCACGTCTGGTCCACCCTGATGTCGGTGCGGGTCGTGCCGCTCTGCGTCCTCTCCAGGGGATGCTCGCGGTCACCGACCTGCTCGTGATCCTCTGGGCGACCTTCGGTGCGCAGGTCGTCCGCTTCGGCATCGACGGGCGCGGCAGCGATGTCGCGGCGAGCGCGGACAGCTTCACCCTGAGCTACACGACCTTCAGCGCCGGTCTGGCGCTCGTGTGGTGGCTGGCGCTGCGCGTCAACGGCGCCTACGAGGCGCACATCCTGGGTCACGGAGCAGCGGAGTACCGGATCATCGCCGAGGCGACCCTGTGGGTCTTCGCGGCGGTCGCGATGCTCGCCTTCGCCCTGAAGGTGGACCTGGCCCGTGGCTACATCCTGCTGGCGCTGCCGGCCGGGATCGTCGGCCTGTGGGTGGCCCGTCGCCTGTGGCGCACCTGGCTCGGTGGTCGTCGCGTGGCCGGCGACCTCAGCCACGACGTGCTCGTCGTCGGGCACGAGAGCTCGGCCCACCAGCTCGTCCGGGTCTTCGCCGCGGTACCCGAGGCGGGCTACCGCGTCATCGGTGTCTGCGGCGCGAGCGAGGGCCAGGCCATCGAGGGGATACCCGTCCTCGGGCGTGAGCGGGACGCCGGTCGTGTGGCCATCGAGCTGGGCGTCGATGTCGTGGCGTGCGCCGACGGCCACGGGCTGGGGAGCACCGGTCTGCGCCGACTCGGGTGGGCTCTCGAGGGCAGCGGTATCGACCTCGTCGTGTCACCCGGGCTGACCGAGATCGCCGGCCCGCGCGTCCTCACGCGCCCGGTGGCCGGTCTGCCGCTCCTCCACGTGGAGGCGCCCACCTTCTCCGGGCCCAAGCTGGCGATGAAGTCCATCATCGACTGGATCGGTGCCCTGCTGCTGGCCGTGGCCTTCTCTCCCGTCCTGCTCGTGGTCGCTGCGCTGATCAAGCTGCACGACGGGGGGCCGGTCTTCTTCCGGCAGGAGCGCGTGGGCCTGGACGGCCAGACCTTCCTCATGACGAAGTTCCGGTCGATGGACGTCGACGCCGAGGACCGTCTGGAGGACCTGCGCCGGGCGCAGGTCTCCGACCGGGACCGTGGTGTCCTCTTCAAGCTGGAGGACGACCCACGGGTGACACCGATCGGCCGCTTCATCCGTCGCTACTCGATCGACGAGCTGCCCCAGCTCTTCGACGTGCTCGCCGGCAAGATGAGCCTCGTGGGGCCTCGGCCCCCGCTGCCGGCCGAGGTGTCGCAGTACGACGGTGACGTGCGTCGACGGCTGCTCGTGCGGCCGGGCATGACCGGTCTGTGGCAGATCAACGGCCGCAGCGACCTGTCGTGGGAGGAGTCGGTGCGCTTCGACCTCTACTACGTGGAGAACTGGTCGGTCGCCCAGGACATGATCATCCTGTGGCGCACGATCGCGGCCGTGGTGGCCAAGGACGGGGCCTACTGATGGTGACGGACGTGCGACGGCGATGGAGTGCTCCCTTCCGTCCACGCAACTACCGGGCGGCTTGGTCGACGTTGACGACCAGCAGGCGACCGGTCGATGCCTTGGACCGGTACGTCCGGGGGAGCGGTGACTACCCCTGGACGGTCACGCTCCGCACACCGATCGGCCCGCTGGACCTGCTCGTGCCCCACGCGCACGACGTGCGCACGGTCAACGAGGTCTTCCACCGTCACGACTACGGGACCGGCCGCCCGGAGGTCGTCGTCGACATCGGCGGCAACATCGGCATCAGTGCCGCCTACTGGCTCAGCCGCTCGGCCACGAGCCGGGTGCACGTCTGGGAGCCGGTGCCCCACAACCTGGAGACCCTGCGGCACAACGTCGCTCCCTTCGGGGACAGGTGCGTCGTGCACGAGGCGGCACTCGCGCCGGTGGCCGGACCGGCCACCTTCCTCATCGATCCGGTGGGCCGCTACAGCGGGCTCGCCGAGTACCAGTCCACGACCGAGGGCCGGGTGGCCGTCGAGGTCCGGTGCGAGGCCGTCGCCGACGCGCTCACCGCAGTCCTCGAGCGGGAGGGACGCATCGACCTGGTCAAGGTCGACACCGAAGGGAGCGAGGACGCGATCGTCGCCGCCATCCCGACCCACCTGCGCGCGAGCATCGGGGAGATCGTCCACGAGTACCCGGGCGGGGTGCGCCGCATCCGCAACTGATGTCAGGTCGGCTCGATGAGCCGTTGCCGGATCAGGTCGGCGACGAAGGACTCGACGTCCTCGCGCACCGTGGTGGCGGGATGCCCGGTGGTTGCGGACACAGTGTCGACAACGGGCATGCTGCCCTCGACGGCCGCACGCCAGATCAGCGCAGCGATGCCCGGCAGGACGGAGATCGGCCCATTGGGCAGGTGGGCGACATAGACCAGGTCTGCCCCGTCATCCGCCTCGCCGTAGGTCCAGCCCACACCCGGGGGCACGGCGTACGGCGGCGTCGCTCTCGTCATGGGCGGGGCCGTCCGGTGAGTTCGTCGAGCGCTCGCCGCAGGCGATCGACGAACTCAACTGCGATGTCCCTGCGAGATGGGTGTCGCCCCAGTCGGGTGGCGAGGTGATCGGTGTTCACGAGTGGAGATCTGGCCACGAGGACAGCGCGACTGCGCAGGTTGGGCGCCGCGGCTATGCGAGCCCGCCACTCGTGCAGTCGTCCCGGCCGGGTGACGGCAGACCACAGCTCTCGCTCGGGAGAAGGCGGCAGCTGCTCGAGTTGACCAGTGCCGGCAGCGAAGGCCACCTGCGCCTTGAACTCGTCCACCCAACGCCCCACGGACTGCTGCAGGTCCTCGTCGGCGCCGCGCCAGGCGTGAGCCACATCGCCGTCCGACTGGCCTCCTGGAGGGTTGCGCCCCGCATGCATGACGAGGATCGCGACCTGAGCGGCGAGCGAGGGTGTCGGGCAGTCGATCCCGCAGATCTGACGGGTGGCGCGCTCGGACCAGAGGCGGTCGAAGGCGACATCTGGAGGCAGCCCGATGCCTGGGTAGTGCCGGTGGACGTCGACGTATCCCCAGAGGTGGTGCCACAGGGTCGTTGAGTGCTCGAAGGGTGAGCTGGTGGGGAACCGGGCCTGGGTGCGGTACCCGGCCAATGCGCACGCCGCGAGCAGCCTCTCGATGTGATCAGGCCGGACCAGCACATCGGCATCCGTCGAGTAGCGCCCTGGGGAGGCCAGGCGAGGGTCGAGCGCACTGCCCTTGATGTGGAGCAGGTCGATCCCCTGCTGCCCGGCGATGTGCTGAACCGCAGCGTGTCCCAGCTGCACACGCACCTTCAAGGGGACCGAGCTCTGGGTGTCGTCGGTGGGAGAGACCATCACGGGCACGAGGACGCGATCGACGACCTTGCGGATCTCGCGGACGCGGTCACCCCATGTCGGGACCTGGGGATCGGATCCCTTCGGGTACTGGTAGGTCGCCGGGATGGCCGCAGCCACTGCGGCGGGGAAGCCTGCCTGCCCGGTCACCGTGATCCGCTCGTCGGTGCTGTCCCGGAATCCTGCGACGGGCGTGCTCACGACTGGCCGACCGACAGCGCGGTACTCGTAGAGCTTGATCGGGTCGAGGCTGTCGGTGAACGAGTCGACCACGTGAGGGACGAGGAGCACGTCGGCGTGCTGAAGATAGGCCGGCACGGCCCGACGGTCCTTGGACCCGAGGCGCACGACACCAGCAGCGGCCAAGCGATCCCGGTCGGGCGGTGACAACGCATCCGGACCGACGAGCACAACTGTGCCGGCAGCGGCTATGGCGTGCGCGGTCGCCACGCACAGGTCCACGTCGAGGCGGTCGGCGTGGAGGGTGCCGACGTACACCGCGACCGGACCGACCGGGAGGTCGTCAGGTCTGGCGGTCGGCCGGGTGGTCTCGCCGTCGACCGCGTTCGCGATGAGCGTCACCGGTCGCCGCCCAGACTTGGTCCTCACGAGCTGGGGTGAGCACACGACCACCGCTGCCGCCTGGTCCATCAGCGCGTCCTCGTGCCTGCGCAGACGCGTGAGAGTCTCCGGGCCGCGCTTGGCCTCGAGCCAGTCGTCCGTGATGTCATACAGCGTTGACCACCCGGTGCGTTGCATGACGAGCGCTCCCTGCGGGTCGTTGACCCACAGGGCCGGGTGCTCGAGCCTGAGCTTGGCGGCGGCGAGGCGGACCGCGTCCGCCCAACGCTCGTCCTGGCGGGGGTCAAGTCGTCGGGGCAGGAGCTTGGTCGGTTCGAGGAGCCACAGGTTGTCGGGGTCGACACCGGGCAGGAGCGGACCGCGACGCAGCCCCTTGCCTCGTCGGGTCGGCCTGCCCGAGCGCAGGTCGTGCAGAGGATCGGTACCCGGTTCGACCACGAGGACGCGCAGGGTGGGGTCGTCTCGCAGCAGGCCGGCGAGCAGGTGCTGATTGCGCCTCCACACTCGGTCCCACGGCTCGAGCGAGATCACGATGATGCCGTTGCCCGGCGCGAGGGGGAGGTCTCCACGTCGACTCTCCACCGCGTGTCGATAGACCTCATCCGTCGTGGCGGCCTGGGCCGAGATCGAGAAGTGCTCGCGTTGCCGGTCCCGCAGCGCTCGCCCGTATCGGTCGCGGCGTTCTGCGTCGTCAGCCAGCTCGGCCAGCAGGCGACCTGCGGCCCGGACATCGCCAGGAGGGAAGAGCGCTGCGTCGTCCACACCTCCGACACTCTCGAGATGGCCCCCCGCAGCGGCGGCCACGACAGGCGTGCTCGAGGCCATCGCTTCCACCACGGCGAGGCCGAACCCCTCG
The genomic region above belongs to Janibacter limosus and contains:
- a CDS encoding glycosyltransferase, which produces MKITHVVCTTNFAGVERHVAILAAAQHDQGHEVTVLGGDQRRMRASIDRAGVMLCPAPGLRAALRCLAGPAGRGADVVATHMTTADVAALISPALAQTPVVSTRHFAAPRGASTRARSVAERLQSRLSAEIAVSEYIAGGLDVDSTVIHPGIADRPDALSPSRRDHTVLVAQRLEEEKATDIAVAAFAASGLAAQGWRLVVAGDGAMREDLQLLAERLAIGPSTDFLGHRDDVAHLMSAAAITLAPCPIEGFGLAVVEAMASSTPVVAAAAGGHLESVGGVDDAALFPPGDVRAAGRLLAELADDAERRDRYGRALRDRQREHFSISAQAATTDEVYRHAVESRRGDLPLAPGNGIIVISLEPWDRVWRRNQHLLAGLLRDDPTLRVLVVEPGTDPLHDLRSGRPTRRGKGLRRGPLLPGVDPDNLWLLEPTKLLPRRLDPRQDERWADAVRLAAAKLRLEHPALWVNDPQGALVMQRTGWSTLYDITDDWLEAKRGPETLTRLRRHEDALMDQAAAVVVCSPQLVRTKSGRRPVTLIANAVDGETTRPTARPDDLPVGPVAVYVGTLHADRLDVDLCVATAHAIAAAGTVVLVGPDALSPPDRDRLAAAGVVRLGSKDRRAVPAYLQHADVLLVPHVVDSFTDSLDPIKLYEYRAVGRPVVSTPVAGFRDSTDERITVTGQAGFPAAVAAAIPATYQYPKGSDPQVPTWGDRVREIRKVVDRVLVPVMVSPTDDTQSSVPLKVRVQLGHAAVQHIAGQQGIDLLHIKGSALDPRLASPGRYSTDADVLVRPDHIERLLAACALAGYRTQARFPTSSPFEHSTTLWHHLWGYVDVHRHYPGIGLPPDVAFDRLWSERATRQICGIDCPTPSLAAQVAILVMHAGRNPPGGQSDGDVAHAWRGADEDLQQSVGRWVDEFKAQVAFAAGTGQLEQLPPSPERELWSAVTRPGRLHEWRARIAAAPNLRSRAVLVARSPLVNTDHLATRLGRHPSRRDIAVEFVDRLRRALDELTGRPRP
- a CDS encoding PqqD family protein, giving the protein MTRATPPYAVPPGVGWTYGEADDGADLVYVAHLPNGPISVLPGIAALIWRAAVEGSMPVVDTVSATTGHPATTVREDVESFVADLIRQRLIEPT
- the aqpZ gene encoding aquaporin Z is translated as MHHSLVHRLGAEFLGTFWLVFGGCGSAIFAAQHLVDGKDTGLGIGFVGVALAFGLTVLTMAYAVGHVSGGHFNPAVTIGLATGRRFEWKDVPAYVVTQVVAGLVAGGALFVIASGKEGFDASAGFAANGYGIHSPGGYSLAAVLIAEAILTGFFLYVILGATDERAPVGFAPIAIGLSLTLIHLISIPISNTSVNPARSTAVAFFQDGAAGQLWAFWLAPIVGAAIAGATYAVITGVNRAEIDIEGV
- the sigK gene encoding ECF RNA polymerase sigma factor SigK, translated to MVDRAPGRGAGEQLADRLRQVAKGDEDAFAALYDETAPRVHGLVLRVLRNPSQSEEVTQEVYLEVWRGASRFDPHKGSAIGWLLTMAHRRAVDRVRSSQSATVRDDSWHARSRDVAFDTTAELATARIEARRVRSALDGLTQVQREAVSLAYLGGYTHTEVASLLDLPLGTAKTRIRDGLIRLRDQLGVTP
- a CDS encoding NADP-dependent isocitrate dehydrogenase, which translates into the protein MTAKIIWTKIDEAPALATYSLLPIVQAFTSGTGVELETSDISLAGRILAQFPDRLTDEQRVPDNLAALGELAGTPEANIIKLPNVSASVPQLKTAIAELQGQGYDLPDYPDSPSTDEDKQVAAAYANVLGSAVNPVLREGNSDRRAPLAVKNFTKKHPHRLGPWTADNTARVASMTEGDFYGNEKSVVVPADDTLTITLAAADGTEVVLKDSVPVTKGEIVDATFMSAKALRAFYAEQIEAARAEGLLLSLHLKATMMKVSDPILFGHGVAAWLGDLVDKHAEALAEAGVDLRYGLASLYTQIEKLPAAKRDEIRADIEALSAERPALAMVDSDKGITNLHVPSDVIIDASMPVVIRDSGQMWNAEGGQSETLALIPDRSYGPMYAAVFEEHKRNGALDPATIGTVPNVGLMAQKAEEYGSHPTTFEIPQDGTVTVTSSAGEVLLEHTVEAGDIWRMSRVKDIPVQDWVKLAVTRARATGSPAVFFLDEQRAHDAQVIAKVGEYLQQHDTEGLDIKILPPVEAVTYCLEQIRAGKDAISVTGNVLRDYLTDLFPILELGTSAKMLSIVPLLAGGGLFETGAGGSAPKHVQQFVKEDYLRWDSLGEFSALGASLEHLATHFDNPKAQVLADTLDTAIATFLEENKSPARKIGQIDNRGSHFYLALYWAQALAAQDTDAELKERFTGVAEQLAANEAKINEELIGAQGSPVDLGGYYKPDAAKVEAAMRPSSTLNAIIDAL
- a CDS encoding molybdopterin-dependent oxidoreductase, with the translated sequence MRSRIAPAAACGVLAATLGTAAAHLVAALTSPPSSPVLAVGSQVIDATPTPVKEWAVGTFGTADKPVLIGSVAVVTLLLAAVAGAVRPRSRLLATGLLLVLTGLAGAAAVLRPTADTLAWLPALVAAVVGVLTLDWLVTRVVPSEAAHGRPDQPTRRRLFALGGTGAAALALGAAGQGLISRSRPATLALPTPATPLPPLAKGVDLGKAGIAPFVTPNREFYRIDTALLAPNVDPGDWRLTIDGDVPKGFSLDIDELLGLPMVERDITLNCVSNEVGGPLIGNARWLGVPTRELLARAGLDVDPKDPALQVLSTSTDGMTISTPLSALLDDRDALVAVGMNGTTLPREHGFPARLVTPGLYGFVGATKWLTRMTVTRYDAASAYWTDRDWATDGRVHTQARIDTPRALRRIAPGRTVIGGVAWAQRRGISKVEVRVDDGPWQRATLGAEADVDCWRQWFLPWNATPGRHDFVARATDGDGQLQTQDIEAPFPAGATGWHRSAVTVTD
- a CDS encoding fasciclin domain-containing protein, whose amino-acid sequence is MIRMTTTRTAATLAAIALPFALTACGGTDSGSGSSSSSSAASSSTPSDSMSSSPMADKASAPFGDGCASVPKSGKGSFDGMATDPVATAASNNPALKTLVTAVTKADLGSTLNSAKDITVFAPTNDAFAAMDKATMDKAMGDPKGLLTTVLTHHVVEGRLAPEDLAGTHETLAGDTITVEGSGEDFTVGEAAVVCGDVQTANATVYIIDGVLMPTAK
- a CDS encoding FkbM family methyltransferase, with protein sequence MDRYVRGSGDYPWTVTLRTPIGPLDLLVPHAHDVRTVNEVFHRHDYGTGRPEVVVDIGGNIGISAAYWLSRSATSRVHVWEPVPHNLETLRHNVAPFGDRCVVHEAALAPVAGPATFLIDPVGRYSGLAEYQSTTEGRVAVEVRCEAVADALTAVLEREGRIDLVKVDTEGSEDAIVAAIPTHLRASIGEIVHEYPGGVRRIRN
- a CDS encoding sugar transferase — translated: MLAVTDLLVILWATFGAQVVRFGIDGRGSDVAASADSFTLSYTTFSAGLALVWWLALRVNGAYEAHILGHGAAEYRIIAEATLWVFAAVAMLAFALKVDLARGYILLALPAGIVGLWVARRLWRTWLGGRRVAGDLSHDVLVVGHESSAHQLVRVFAAVPEAGYRVIGVCGASEGQAIEGIPVLGRERDAGRVAIELGVDVVACADGHGLGSTGLRRLGWALEGSGIDLVVSPGLTEIAGPRVLTRPVAGLPLLHVEAPTFSGPKLAMKSIIDWIGALLLAVAFSPVLLVVAALIKLHDGGPVFFRQERVGLDGQTFLMTKFRSMDVDAEDRLEDLRRAQVSDRDRGVLFKLEDDPRVTPIGRFIRRYSIDELPQLFDVLAGKMSLVGPRPPLPAEVSQYDGDVRRRLLVRPGMTGLWQINGRSDLSWEESVRFDLYYVENWSVAQDMIILWRTIAAVVAKDGAY